In Streptomyces nojiriensis, the sequence AACGCGGCCCGGAACCGCACCATGGAGGCCTCGCTCTGCTCACGGGTGAGCGGGTCGCCCAGGTGCTCCCGTACCTCGGGATCGGCGTTCATCGCCGCCCAGGGATCGAGGTCGGAGTCCCGCCAGGGGCGCAGGACGAGGCGTTCGGTGTGCAGTACGGTCATGCCGTCCACCCAACGTGACCCGTCCCCGGCAGGCAATTCCTTTCCCCCAGGGCGGAACATGACCCTCTCTACCGGCTCGCACCGAGCCAGTCCCGTACGGCCTCCACCGAGCCCGTCTCCGGTACGCCCTCCGGGATCGCCGGGCGGCGTACGACGAGGACCGGGATGCCGGCCTCGCGGGCCGCGGTGAGTTTGGGGGCGGTGGCCGAGCCGCCGCTGTCCTTCGTCACCAGTACGTCGATCCGGTGCCGGGCGATCAGCTCCCGCTCGTCGTCCAGGGTGAACGGGCCCCGGGCGAGCAGGACTTCCAGGCGCGGGGGTACCGGCGCCGCCGGGGGGTCCACCGAACGCACCAGGAACCAGGTGTCGGTGAGGTGCGCGAAGGTGTGCAGGCCCATCCGGCCGGTGGTCAGGAACGTGCGGGAGCCGAGCCCGGGCAGCCGGTCGGCCGCCTCTTCCAGGGAGTCCACGAAGGTCCAGTCGTCGCCCGGCCGCGCAGTCCAGCCGGGGCGCCGCAGCGCCAGCAGGGGTACCCCCGTGAGCGCCTGGGCCTCGGCCGCGTGGAAGCTCATCCGCTCCGCGAAGGGATGGGTGGCGTCGACGACGCGGGTGACGTCGTGCTCGACGATCCAGGCGGCGAGGCCCGCGATCCCGCCGAAGCCGCCGATCCGGGTCTCGCCCGGCGGGAGCACGGGCGAGGCGACCCGCCCCGCGAGCGAGGTGGTCACCCGGCACGAGGGGTCGGGTGCCAGTGCCTGCGCGAGACGGCGGGCCTCGGTGGTGCCGCCGAGGATCAGGACGTGGTGGGCGGGGAGGGGGGCCGGTTCAGCAGACATGCCGGTCGCGCTCGGGCGAGTACAGGTGGCTGTCGCGGAACTGCTCCGCGCCGAGCGTGCGGCCCACCACGATGACGGCGGTGCGCACCAGCCCGTGCTCCTTCACCTGCGCGGCGATGTCGGCCAGGGTGCCGCGCAGGATCAGCTCGTCGGGGCGGCTGGCCATCGCCACGACCGCCACCGGGCACTCGGCCCCGTAGTGCGGCAGCAGCTCGTCGACGACCCGGTCCACGTAGCGGGTGGCCAGGTGCAGCACCAGCAGCGCGCCGCTGCGGCCCAGCGTGGCCAGGTCCTCGCCGGGCGGCATCGGGGTGGCCTGCTGGGCGATCCGGGTCAGGATCACGGTCTGCCCGACGGTGGGGACGGTCAGCTCCCGCTTGAGGGCGGCGGCGGCCGCGGCGAAGGCCGGGACGCCCGGGACGACCTCGTAGGGGATGCCGGCCGCGTCGAGCCGGCGCATCTGCTCCGCGACCGCGCTGAAGATCGAGGGGTCGCCGGAGTGCAGCCGTGCCACGTCCTGGCCCGCGGCGTGGGCCCGCACGCACTCGGCGACGATCTCGTCCAGGTTGAGCTGCGAGGTGTCGACCAGGCGGGCGTCCGCCGGGCACTCGGCGAGCAGTTCGCGCGGCACGAGGCTGCCCGCGTACAGGCAGACGGGGGCGGCGGCCAGGGTCCGGGCACCGCGCACCGTGATCAGGTCGGCGGCGCCGGGGCCCGCACCGATGAAGTACACGGTCATGTTCGATCCTTCTCCTCGGTCGATCCGGTCGATCCGGTCGGCCCGGTGGCCGCCCCGTCCGGCTTCGTCACTGACCACTGGGTGACCGGCATCGCCTGCCGCCAGCCCGTGAAACCGCCGACCGGCACGGCGTGCGCGACGGCGAGCTTCACCAGTTCGCCGCCGTGGCGCCGGTAGCGCTCGGCGAGCACCGCCTCCGACTCCAGGGTGACGGTGTTGACCACCAGCCGGCCGCCGGGGGCCAGCGCGTCCCAGACCGCGTCCAGCAGGCCGGGCGCGGTCAGCCCGCCGCCGATGAACACGGCGTCGGGGGCCGGCAGCCCGGCCAGGGCCTCGGGTGCGGCGCCGATGACCACGCGCAGGCCGGGCACGCCGAGCGCCGCCGCGTTGCGGGTGATGCGCGCGGCCCGCTCCGGGACGCGCTCCACGGCCACCGCCCGGCACGAGGGGTGCGTACGCATCCACTCGATGCCGATGGAGCCGGAGCCGCCGCCGATGTCCCACAGCAGCTCGCCGGGGGCCGGGGCCAGCGCGCACAGGGTCGCGGCCCGGACGTGGCGCTTGGTGAGCTGCCCGTCGTGTTCGTACGCGGTGTCCGGGAGGCCCGGGGTCGCGCCGAGGCGCGGCGCGTCGTGGTCCGGGTCCCGGCGGCAGTCGAGCGCGACCACGTTCAGGGGGTCTCCGGGCGCGTGGTCCCAGCCGTCGGCGCGGCCCTCGTACGTGTCCTCGCGCTCGGACCCGAGCTGTTCCAGCACCCGCATCCGGCTCGGGCCGAAGCCCCGCTCCCGCAGCAGGGCGGCGATCTCACCCGGGGACGCCGCTCCGGCGCTGAGCACCAGCACCCGGCGCCCCTCGTGGAGCGCGGCCGCCAGCCGGGCCACCGGGCGGCCGACCACCGTGACCACCTCGGTGTCCTCCACCGGCCAGCCCAGGCGGGCGCAGGCGTAGGAGACCGACGAGGGGTGCGGGTGGACCCGCAGGGACCGCGGCCCGAGCTCCTCGGCGAGGGCGCGGCCGATCCCGTAGAACATCGGGTCACCGCTGGCCAGCACCGCGATCCGGCGGCCGGCGTGTTCGGCCATCAGCTTCGGCACGGCGGGCCGCAGCGGGCTCGGCCAGGCCACCCGCTCACCGGCGCACTCGGCGGCCGGCAGCAGGTCCAGCTGGCGCGGCCCGCCGATCAGCACGTCGGCCGAGGACAGTGCGGAGCGGCCGGCGGCACTGAGCCCGGCCCAGCCGTCCGCGCCGAGGCCGACGACCGTCACGGGCATGGGGGGCGGCGGGGAGCTCACTGCGCGGTTCCTCGGGGACGGGATGCGGAAAGAGGGCGGACCCGCAGCCTACTGGCCTGCGGATCCGCGGCTCGCGCCGCCCTGGCCCCGGCCCGCCCCGGCCGGTACCCGCCCCGGCCCGGGCCTGCCGGCACCCGCGGAAGCCGTGCGGGCTACCCTCGGTAACCCACTGCCTCACGAGGGAGCCGCCATGCCGGGCTGGAACGCCACGCACATCCCCGACCAGAGCGGCCGCAGCGCCGTCGTCACCGGGGCCAACAGCGGGATCGGCTACGTCACCGCCCGCGAGCTCGCCCGGCGCGGCGCCTCGGTGGTGCTGGCCTGCCGCAGCGCGGCCCGCGGCCGGGCCGCCGTGATCCGGCTGCGGGCGGAAGTTCCGGGGGCGCGGGCCGAGTTCATGCCGCTGGACCTCGCCGACCTGGCCTCCGTACGGGAGTTCGCCGCCGGGTACGGACAGCGGCACACCTCGCTGGACCTGCTGATCAACAACGCGGGGGTGATGGCACTGCCGTACGGGCGGACCGCCGACGGGTTCGAGACGCAGTTCGGGGTCAACCACCTCGGGCACTTCGCCCTGACCGGACTGCTGCTGCCGCGACTGCGCGCCGCCGCTCCCGGGGCGCGGATCGTCAACGTCTCCAGCGGCTTCCACGTACTGGGGAGGATCGGCCCCGCCGACGCGGACCTCGTCGCCCCGGGCCTCGCCGACGCGGGCGGCGCGCACGACTACCGGCGCTGGACCGCCTACGGCCGCTCCAAGACCGCCAACCTGCTCTTCACCCACGAACTGTCCCGCCGCTTCACGGCCGCCGCCTCCCCGGTCACCGCCGTCGCCGCCCACCCGGGCTACGCCACCAGCAACCTCCACTCCGGAGCGTCGAAGCTGGAGGGCCCCACGTTCGACTCGCGGGTGGCCGCGCTCGGCAACGCGGTCCTCGCCCAGCCCACCGCCTCGGGCGCGCTGCCCACCCTCTACGCGGCCACCGCGCCCGGGATCCGGCCGGACGCGTTCATCGGCCCGCGGTTCGGCTGGCGCGGGGCGCCCGCGCGGTCCTGGCGGGCCCGGTGGACCCTCGACGACAGCGCCGGGGAGCTGCTGTGGGCGGCCTCCGAGAAGCTCACGGGGGTCTCGTACGCCGCACTGCCGCGCTGAGCCGCGCCGAGCCGCGCCGAGGGGATCGCGCGGGCGCCGCGCAATGAGTCCGCCCGCCCCCGGATCGCCTCCGGGCGCCCGGGCGCGGGCCTGCCCCGCGCGCCCCCCGCACAGCAGAATCTGCGGCATGAACGACGACGAGCCGGACAACCACCCAGAAACCCGCGGCCGTCACGACCGCATCGACCGGCACGGCCGGGGACCCGTCCGGGGACCGGGCCGGGCCGGGCGGAATCTCAGACGGGCTCGGGGCGCAGGGAGCGCCAGATGTGGTCGGGGAGGTGGCGGGCGGCCTCGGTGAGGTCGATCTCGTAGGTGCTGGACAGCCAGCGCCGGGCGGCCTCCGCGAGCGGGCCCATGACCAGCACCTCCACCACGGGTGCCGGCAGCGGGGCGATCTCGCCGCGCTCCATGCGCACCCCCAGCCAGCTCATGATGGGCCCGAACTTCTCCGCCTTGGCCGCGGCGATCTCCTCGGCATGGGCCACCAGGTAGCCGGAATAGGCGGAGGCGTGCAGGAACAGCGCCACGTCCCGGTGTTCCTGGGTGAACGTCAGGTAGGCCGTCACCCACGCGCGCACCCCGGTGCGAGCCGTGCGGCACCGGGTGAGCGCGGCGACCATGGCGTCGCACAGCTCGTCCATGCACCGGATGTAGAGGGCGGCGGCGAGCCCGTCGAAACTGCCGAAGTGGTGGTAGAGGCTGCCGAGGCTGACCCCGCCGGCCGAGACCACCGCGTTCACGGTGAAGCCCTGCTGGCCGGACTCGGCGAACACCCGCAGGGCGGTGGTCAGGAGCCGGTCGACGGTGGCCTCGCCCCGCTGCTGCTTAGGAGACATGGTGCGGTCCCGTCGGTGTGCGTCCTGATGTCCGAAATCCGTGCCGACGAGCCTAGCAACCCCGGGAATCCCGAGAGCCGGTCGGACGGAGGACTCAGGGTTTGGTGGAGCGCTCGTACAGGGCGCGGACCGCGTCGCCGAAGCGGACGCTGTACGAGGTCTCCTCGTCCCCGCCCCCGTCGCGGCCGCCGATCACCCCGATCAGGGTGCCTCGGCCGGTCGTCACCGGGCCGCCGCTGGTGCCGTTGGGCACGTCGGCGCAGTCCAGGCGCACCTGTGTCGGCCCGGCCGGGACGGCGGTGTTGCGGCACTCCAGCGGCTGCTCGGCGTAGTTCGGGTACCCCATGAGCCGGGCGGGCGCCGGTAGTTCGCTGCCGAAGTCCATGGTCAGGCCCCCCGTCACGTCCTCCAGCCGCTGGCCCGGATAGCCCGGCCGGCGCAGCCGGACCAGGGCGATGTCGTGGTCGGGGTCCTGGTCCTGCGTCCAGCGCGGGTCCACGTCGATCCGGGTCGGCACCCAGATGCCGTACGGGGCCACGCCGTCCCGGTAGCCGGGCGCGAAGGCGAGGTTGGTGCGGAAGCCGCCGCCGTACACGCAGTGCGCGGCGGTGGCGATCAGGTCGCCCCGCGGGGAGTGGACCACGACGGCCGAGCAGTGGTGGTCGGGGTCGCCGTCGCCGCCGGGCGAGAAGAGCGCGCCCACGGCGGGTTCGGCCGGGGCGGGCCGGGCTTCCAGGGGATCGGAGGGCTGCCACCCGGCGTACCGCCAGTCCGCCCCGCCGCCGTCGCCGAAGGCCTTGTCGTCCTTCGGCGGCTCCGTGACCTCCCGCACGATCCCGTCCAGCACCGAGGCGGCCGTCTTGTCGGCGCGTTCGGGGTCCTGCTGGTAGACACCTTGCGCCGGATCGCCGTCCGCGCGGGTCGCGGCGATGCCGCGCAGCTCCCAGGCGACGTAGCCGACGCCCGCGAGGACCACGGTGCACAGGAGGCCGACGACCATGGAGCCCCGCGGGGCGGCCCGGCCCCGCTGCCGTTCCCGCTCGTCAACCTTGCCGACCATGTGGTACTCCCGCCCCAGACACTTCAGACTCTTCCTTCGATGGGGGAGCGGCGGCCCGGGTTCCGGAGGGCGGACGTGTCCGTGCTCACAGCCCCCGCCCCCGGTCCCCCCGCCGGCGGCCCCCGATCCGCCCGCGCACGCCGAACTCGACGTTCCATGGCCCCTGTTACCCCCGTCGGGCTATGGTGCCGGGCGGGGGACGACTGCGCGAGGGGGCCGGGCTGCGATGCGTTTTCTCTTTGTCCACGGTACGGGGGTGCGGCGCGAGCGGCACGACAGGCTGTTCGCCCAGGTCCGGGAGCGACTGACCGCCAGATTCCCCGGAGCGGCCGTCGACTCCTGCTACTGGGGCGACCGGTTCGGCGCGACCCTCGGCGCGGGCGGCCGTTCGGTGCCGGGACTGCGCCCCGGGCCGCAGGGCGCCCCCGACCCCGTGGACGCGGAGACGGCCGAGTGGGCGCTGCTGCTCGCCGACCCGCTGTGCGAGCTGCGGGTCCTGGCCGAGGCGGGCTGGGCGGGCCCCGGCGACCGGGGCGACGCCGACGGCGAGGACGCCGGGTACGACGAGGACGCCGGGTACGGCGACGCGTTCGCGATGCCCGGCGTACGGGCCGCCGGAGACCGGGTGCTCGCGCTGCTCGAAGGCTTACCGCCCGCCCCGCCACCGACCGGGGACGAGCTCGGCGCCCTGCTGCACGGCACCGGCCTCGCCGCGGGCTTCGCCGCAGCCCTGGACACCGCCGCCGGCTCCGCCGAAGCGGCCCGGGCCGCGGCCCGCGCCGCCGACGAGCCCCAGGCCCGCGAGCTGGCCACCGCCCTCGCCCGGGCCGTGACCGCCGCCGCCCTCGCCGCCGCCACCGACGAGGCCGACTGCACCGGCGCCGAACGCGACCGCCTCGTCGAACTGCTCACCACCCGCCTCGGCGGCGACGGCCGGGTCCCCGGCGCCCGCGTGGCCGCCGTCCTCGGCCGGCTCGCCCTGCGGGTCACCACCCAGCCCCTCCTCGACGCCCGGCGCGGCTCCCTCACCGCCGGCGCCACCCCCGTGCTCGGCGACATCCTGCGCTACCAGTCCCGGGGCCACGAGCTGCGGGACTTCCTGCACGCCCGGATCACCGCCGACCCGGGGCCGACCGTACTGATCGGCCACAGTCTCGGCGGGATCGCCCTGGTGGACCTCCTCACCCTCGCCGCCGCCCGGGGCGAGGCCGTCCCCGGGGCCGAGCTGCTGGTCACCGTCGGCTCCCAGGCCCCGTTCCTCTACGAACTGGGCGCACTCACCGCACTCGAACCCGGCGCGAAACTCCCGTACGGCTTCCCGCGCTGGCTCAACGTCTACGACCGGCACGACGTGCTCTCCTACCTCGCCGCACCCGTCTTCCCCGGCGACGCGCGCGTCAGCGACCACGAGGTCCGCAGCCGCCAGCCCTTCCCGGCCTGCCACAGCGCCTACTGGAAACAGGACTCCCTCTACGAGCGGATCGAACAGGCGGTGACCGAGGCGGAGATCGGGTGACTCCCGCCGACTTCCTGCCTCCGGCCCTCGGACCGCAGCGCACCTTCGCGCTCGTCGCGGGGGTCGAGCGCTACGACATCAGCCACCGCTGGAACCTGCGCGGTCCGGCCCGTGACGCCCTGCGCTTCGCCCGGTGGCTGACCGGCCCCGCCGAGGTGCCGCCCGGCAACGTCCGGCTGCTGCTCTCCCCGCTCGACGAACCGGGCGACCTCGACTGGACGGACTCCCCGGCGATGGCCGCCCTGCGCACGGCCTTCCGGCCGGCGACCGAGGAGAACGTGAAAGCGGCACTCCTCGACGAACTCCCGCAGTGCGACGGCGACCTGCTCTGGATCTTCTGGGCCGGACACGGCTACCTCGGGCCGCGCCAGGAGCTGATGCTGCCCTGCGCCGACGCCCGTCCCAGCCAGATCAGGCACCTCAACCTCGACTCGGCGCTGCGCTGGTGGCGGACCGACCTCGTCAAGCAGCGCCGCTTCCCGCTCCAGGCCGCACTCGTGGACTCCTGCCGGGTCGACGCGCCCCGCGACACCCGGTGGAACTTCGGCAACACCGACTACGGGGGCGGGAGTTCGGTGCCGGGCCGGCGCCAGTTCCGGCTCTACGCCTCCCGCGAGGGCGAGGTCGCGCAGAACGACCCCGAGCGCGGCGCCGGCCGGTTCACCGAGGCCCTCCTCGGCGAACTGGGCGGACGGTCCGTGCGGGAGAGCGTCAGCGGGCTGCCCGGCGCCGCCCTCAGCATCCACCGCACCTTCCAGGAGCTGCGCGAGCGCGGCGAGGGCTGGCAGCTGCCGCAGTTCATCGTCGACCGGGACTGGGACGCCTGCTCCTTCCTCGACGACGACCTGTCCCGCACCGCACCGCCCCGGGCCGCCAAACTCGACCAGGCGGCCTGGGACGGGCTCGGCGAGCTCTTCGAGGGCCGCGAGCTGCCGCGCTGCGCCTACGAGGCCTACGCCTGGGCGTTCAAGGCGGCCGGCTGCACCACCCCGGCGCACGGCGGCCTGCCGGGGGACGGCCTGCTGGAGGTGGTCCAGGACCTGGACGAACGGCAGGGCGGGCGCGGCGGGATGCCGCTGGCGGTGCCCTTCGTACGGTTCCTCGCGGACCGGGCCGCCGCCTCGGGCGACACGCGCTGGGCGGCCCGCCTCGGGGACTGGGTGCGGGCCACCCGCGAGCGCCTCGCCCTGCCGGTGCTGCCCCCGCCCCCGCCCCCGGCCCGCAGGACGGTCGTGCACGTCCGGCTGGAGGCACCGCCGGGCGGGGAGCCCGGATTCCTGGCCCGGATGTGGCTGAGGGGTGAACGGGCCCGGCACATATGGGAGTCGGAGGGGGAGCCGGTCGCACTGGACGAGGTGCGGGAGCAGCTCGTACGGCAACTCGCCCTCATCGGCGGCGCGTCGGAGGCCGCCGGCGTGGGCGAGGGCGACGGCGGAACCGGCGGCGGAGCGGGACGGCAGGCGTACGCCGCGGTGGACCGCATCGAGTTCCACGTGCCGTACGAGCTGCTCGACGCCGACTTCGACCAGTGGCCGGTGCCCCGCGGCCCGGCCGGCCGGCGCCGCGCCCTCGGCCTGCTCCACCAGGTCGTGGTGCGCTGCCCGCAGGAGCGGGCGGACACCCGGGCCGAGTGGCACGGCACCTGGCGCTGGCTGCACGCCCAGGGCGGCCGGCACCCCGACGCCGTACGGGTCGTCGCGGACGAGGAGCTCACCGACGCGCTCGGGATGGAGCTGGCCGCGCAGCCGCCGCCCGCCTGCGTCCTCGCGCACACCACGGCCGCCCCGCACGCCGGGCTGCTGGAGGCCGTGCTCGAAGGCGGGCTCCCGGTGGCCGTATGGCGGCGCGGGGGCGGCCTGCCCGCGCCCGCACTCCTCGACCTGCTGGCCCCGGCCGGGCCGGACGGCCGCCCCGACCCCGGAGCACTGGACGTACTGGCCCTGCCCGCACGCGTGCGGGAGGTGCGCCGGGCGGCCGCGGGCGCCGCCGGGGGAGCCGCACGCGCCCACCAACCGCCCGCAGGGGGAGACCAGTTGGTGCTCCTGTGGGACGATCCCGACGACATGCCGGGCCTCCGGTCCCTGGCCTGACCCCGACCACCGACAGACGGCGGAACCGAAAATGGAGGCAGAGGCAGTGGCGAAGGACTGGTGGCTGTACCACGGGACCGGCGAGGGCGCGGACCGGCGTGCCCGCCTCGAGGCCGGATTCCCGCCACCCTGGCGGGACTTCACCGGCGCCCCCGACCCCGGCTACGCGCCGCCCGGGTGCGCGGGAGCCGCCTGGGAGCGCACCTGGCGGCGCGGCGAGGGCTACGTACCCGACGAGCCGGAGAAGGACGTCGTCAACACGGCGCTGCACCTGCGCAGGCCGCTGCTCGTCACCGGGAAACCGGGCGTCGGCAAGTCCACGCTCGCCTACAGCATCGCCTCCGACCTGAACCTGGGGCCCGTACTGCACTGGCCGATCACCAGCCGCACCGTACTGCGGGACGGGCTGTACCTGTACGACGCCATCGGCCGCCTCCAGGAGGCCGGGCTGGAGCAGCTGCGCACACCGGGCGCGCAGCCCGCCGCGGCCCTGCCCGTGCCCGCACCCGACACCGCCGTCGCCCCCTCGTCCCCCTCGTCCCCCTCCGCCCCCTCGATCTCCCGCTATCTGCGCCTCGGCCCCCTCGGTACCGCCCTGCTCCCGCAGGACCGCCCCCGCGTGCTGCTCGTCGACGAGATCGACAAGAGCGACATCGACCTCCCCGGCGACCTCCTCACCGTCTTCGAGGACGGCGGCTTCCTGATCCCCGAACTCGCCCGCCTCGCCCAGGAGGACCCCACCGTCGCCATCGGCACCGACGACGACCCCGAGGCGGTCGTACGGATCACCCAGGGCCGCGTCCAGTGCCGCTACTTCCCCGTCGTCGTCCTCACCAGCAACGGCGAACGCGACTTCCCGCCCGCCTTCCTGCGCCGCTGCGTCCGCCTCCACCTGGAGCCGCCCGGACCGGACAAGCTCGCCCGCATCGTGCGCCGCCGCCTCGGCGTCGACATCGCATCCGGCGAGGCGTACCAGGACCTCGTCCAGGCCTTCCTCGAACGGGGCGAGGACGGCGACCTGGCCACCGACCAGCTCCTCAACGCCATCCAGCTCCGCCTCGCCGGCGCCTGGTCCGCGCCCGCCGACCGCGAACGCTTCCTCGCCACCGTCATGCAGCACCTGACCGGGCCCACGGCGTGATCGAGCAGCTGCTCGCGGCCCTCGCCGACGGCGCCGACGGCAGCGTCCCGAGCACCGGTATCGGGGCCGAGGAGATCGCCGACATCCTGTGGCTGGCGGCCCGGGTCGACGCGGGCCGCGAGGACCGCCCGTCCGCGGCCCCCGGCGCCGACCCGCCGGGCGGGCCGCCGCCCCTGCCCGGCACCCCGTCGCCCGAGCCCCTCCCCGCGCCCGGGACGGACGCCCCGGCCGGCGGCGAACCGGCCGTCCAGCTCTTCCCGGCCGCCCGGCGCGGCCCCACCGGGAAACCGGACGACGGCGGCGCGGCCCGCCGGGGCTCGGCCCTGCGGCTGCCGCGGGCCGCCTCCCTCGACGACCCGCTCGCCCTGATGCGCTCCCTGCGGCCCGTCGGGAGACGCTCCATCGGCGGCCCGGGGGAGGAACTGGACGAGCAGCTCACCGTGGAGCGCAGCATCGAGCGGATGGTGACGACCCCGGTCCTGCGCCCCGCCGAGAGCCGCTGGCTGGACCTGGCCCTGGTCGTCGACACCCACCGCTCCATGCTGCTCTGGTCGGACCACGTGGACGAGCTCTGCCGCGTCCTGACCCGCAGCGGGGTCTTCCGCGACGTGCGCACCTGGCGGCTGACCGGCACCGGCCCCGGCGCCACGCCGATGGTCACCCGCGGCCACGGCGGCCCGCCCCGCAACCCCCTGGAACTGGCCGACCCGGCGGGCCGCCGACTGATCCTCGTACTCTCCGACACCGTGGCGGGCGGCTGGCGCGAGGCCCCGGTGCAGGGCATGCTCCGGCACTGGTGCGCGCACAACGCCGTCGCCGTGCTGAACGTCCTGCCCGAACGGCTCTGGACGCGCGGCGCCGTCCGGCCCGTCCCCTTCGCCGTCCGCGCCGACCGGCCGGCCGCAGCCACCCGCTCCTGGCAGCGGATCCCGGCCGCCCGCCGCGCCCGCGCCGGCCGCCGCCGCACCGCGGTCCCGGCCGTCGTCCCCGTGGTCAGTGTCGCCTCCGGCAGCCTGGCCCGGTTGGTGCGGGTGGTCTCCGGGGACGGCCGGTGGCGGCGCCTCGCCTGTCTGCGCCTGGACCCCGAACCCGCCGCCCAGGGCGCCCCGGACGATCCCGCCCCCGGCGCCGGCCGCAGCGCCCTGGAGGTGGTGGAGGACTTCCGGGCGAGCGCCTCGCCGACGGCCCAGCAGCTCGCCGCCC encodes:
- a CDS encoding cobalt-precorrin-6A reductase; its protein translation is MSAEPAPLPAHHVLILGGTTEARRLAQALAPDPSCRVTTSLAGRVASPVLPPGETRIGGFGGIAGLAAWIVEHDVTRVVDATHPFAERMSFHAAEAQALTGVPLLALRRPGWTARPGDDWTFVDSLEEAADRLPGLGSRTFLTTGRMGLHTFAHLTDTWFLVRSVDPPAAPVPPRLEVLLARGPFTLDDERELIARHRIDVLVTKDSGGSATAPKLTAAREAGIPVLVVRRPAIPEGVPETGSVEAVRDWLGASR
- the cobM gene encoding precorrin-4 C(11)-methyltransferase: MTVYFIGAGPGAADLITVRGARTLAAAPVCLYAGSLVPRELLAECPADARLVDTSQLNLDEIVAECVRAHAAGQDVARLHSGDPSIFSAVAEQMRRLDAAGIPYEVVPGVPAFAAAAAALKRELTVPTVGQTVILTRIAQQATPMPPGEDLATLGRSGALLVLHLATRYVDRVVDELLPHYGAECPVAVVAMASRPDELILRGTLADIAAQVKEHGLVRTAVIVVGRTLGAEQFRDSHLYSPERDRHVC
- the cbiE gene encoding precorrin-6y C5,15-methyltransferase (decarboxylating) subunit CbiE, whose protein sequence is MPVTVVGLGADGWAGLSAAGRSALSSADVLIGGPRQLDLLPAAECAGERVAWPSPLRPAVPKLMAEHAGRRIAVLASGDPMFYGIGRALAEELGPRSLRVHPHPSSVSYACARLGWPVEDTEVVTVVGRPVARLAAALHEGRRVLVLSAGAASPGEIAALLRERGFGPSRMRVLEQLGSEREDTYEGRADGWDHAPGDPLNVVALDCRRDPDHDAPRLGATPGLPDTAYEHDGQLTKRHVRAATLCALAPAPGELLWDIGGGSGSIGIEWMRTHPSCRAVAVERVPERAARITRNAAALGVPGLRVVIGAAPEALAGLPAPDAVFIGGGLTAPGLLDAVWDALAPGGRLVVNTVTLESEAVLAERYRRHGGELVKLAVAHAVPVGGFTGWRQAMPVTQWSVTKPDGAATGPTGSTGSTEEKDRT
- a CDS encoding oxidoreductase, whose product is MPGWNATHIPDQSGRSAVVTGANSGIGYVTARELARRGASVVLACRSAARGRAAVIRLRAEVPGARAEFMPLDLADLASVREFAAGYGQRHTSLDLLINNAGVMALPYGRTADGFETQFGVNHLGHFALTGLLLPRLRAAAPGARIVNVSSGFHVLGRIGPADADLVAPGLADAGGAHDYRRWTAYGRSKTANLLFTHELSRRFTAAASPVTAVAAHPGYATSNLHSGASKLEGPTFDSRVAALGNAVLAQPTASGALPTLYAATAPGIRPDAFIGPRFGWRGAPARSWRARWTLDDSAGELLWAASEKLTGVSYAALPR
- a CDS encoding TetR/AcrR family transcriptional regulator, which codes for MSPKQQRGEATVDRLLTTALRVFAESGQQGFTVNAVVSAGGVSLGSLYHHFGSFDGLAAALYIRCMDELCDAMVAALTRCRTARTGVRAWVTAYLTFTQEHRDVALFLHASAYSGYLVAHAEEIAAAKAEKFGPIMSWLGVRMERGEIAPLPAPVVEVLVMGPLAEAARRWLSSTYEIDLTEAARHLPDHIWRSLRPEPV
- a CDS encoding trypsin-like serine peptidase yields the protein MVGKVDERERQRGRAAPRGSMVVGLLCTVVLAGVGYVAWELRGIAATRADGDPAQGVYQQDPERADKTAASVLDGIVREVTEPPKDDKAFGDGGGADWRYAGWQPSDPLEARPAPAEPAVGALFSPGGDGDPDHHCSAVVVHSPRGDLIATAAHCVYGGGFRTNLAFAPGYRDGVAPYGIWVPTRIDVDPRWTQDQDPDHDIALVRLRRPGYPGQRLEDVTGGLTMDFGSELPAPARLMGYPNYAEQPLECRNTAVPAGPTQVRLDCADVPNGTSGGPVTTGRGTLIGVIGGRDGGGDEETSYSVRFGDAVRALYERSTKP
- a CDS encoding caspase family protein; the encoded protein is MTPADFLPPALGPQRTFALVAGVERYDISHRWNLRGPARDALRFARWLTGPAEVPPGNVRLLLSPLDEPGDLDWTDSPAMAALRTAFRPATEENVKAALLDELPQCDGDLLWIFWAGHGYLGPRQELMLPCADARPSQIRHLNLDSALRWWRTDLVKQRRFPLQAALVDSCRVDAPRDTRWNFGNTDYGGGSSVPGRRQFRLYASREGEVAQNDPERGAGRFTEALLGELGGRSVRESVSGLPGAALSIHRTFQELRERGEGWQLPQFIVDRDWDACSFLDDDLSRTAPPRAAKLDQAAWDGLGELFEGRELPRCAYEAYAWAFKAAGCTTPAHGGLPGDGLLEVVQDLDERQGGRGGMPLAVPFVRFLADRAAASGDTRWAARLGDWVRATRERLALPVLPPPPPPARRTVVHVRLEAPPGGEPGFLARMWLRGERARHIWESEGEPVALDEVREQLVRQLALIGGASEAAGVGEGDGGTGGGAGRQAYAAVDRIEFHVPYELLDADFDQWPVPRGPAGRRRALGLLHQVVVRCPQERADTRAEWHGTWRWLHAQGGRHPDAVRVVADEELTDALGMELAAQPPPACVLAHTTAAPHAGLLEAVLEGGLPVAVWRRGGGLPAPALLDLLAPAGPDGRPDPGALDVLALPARVREVRRAAAGAAGGAARAHQPPAGGDQLVLLWDDPDDMPGLRSLA
- a CDS encoding AAA family ATPase, giving the protein MEAEAVAKDWWLYHGTGEGADRRARLEAGFPPPWRDFTGAPDPGYAPPGCAGAAWERTWRRGEGYVPDEPEKDVVNTALHLRRPLLVTGKPGVGKSTLAYSIASDLNLGPVLHWPITSRTVLRDGLYLYDAIGRLQEAGLEQLRTPGAQPAAALPVPAPDTAVAPSSPSSPSAPSISRYLRLGPLGTALLPQDRPRVLLVDEIDKSDIDLPGDLLTVFEDGGFLIPELARLAQEDPTVAIGTDDDPEAVVRITQGRVQCRYFPVVVLTSNGERDFPPAFLRRCVRLHLEPPGPDKLARIVRRRLGVDIASGEAYQDLVQAFLERGEDGDLATDQLLNAIQLRLAGAWSAPADRERFLATVMQHLTGPTA